A window of the Candidatus Paraluminiphilus aquimaris genome harbors these coding sequences:
- the betA gene encoding choline dehydrogenase, whose protein sequence is MAQTYDYIIVGGGSAGCVLANRLSANSEVSVLLLEAGGSGRSIFVDMPSAFAIPMASKEFNWGFFSEPEPGLDGRPMDAARGRGLGGSSAINGMVYVRGHPGDFDEWEMLGAEGWNYASCLPYFQRAETWMHGGDDYRGGDGPVGTCNGNNRKNPLYQAFVDAGEEAGYGLTDDYNGFRQEGFGPMHMTVKGGMRSSTRRAYLEAARSRPNLTVITRAEVECVGLEAGVARTVAYWRHGSRQEVVAKQEIILSAGSIGSPSILQRSGIGPRDVLEKADVSVIHELPGVGANLTDHLEVYFQYRCKAPITLNGALDPLSKLKIGAQWLLTKTGLGASNHFESCGFIRTRAGVAWPDIQYHFLPGAVRYDGNAAFDGHGFQVHVGPNKPESRGHVHIRSRDIREAPEIVFNYLATEKDREDWRICLRLTREILNQPALDGFRGAEIQPAIDLSDDEAVDAWVRDNVETAYHPSCSCRMGGADDALAVVDANCRVRGVTGLRVVDSSVFPSIPNGNLNAPTIMVAERAAALIRNETMLASDAKRWQPTDWQSTQREGSAQRPLDTDMLSAAR, encoded by the coding sequence CATTATTGTCGGCGGCGGATCAGCGGGCTGTGTTCTGGCAAATCGGCTCTCCGCGAACAGCGAAGTCTCGGTTTTATTGCTGGAAGCCGGTGGCAGTGGTCGGAGTATCTTTGTTGATATGCCCAGTGCGTTCGCGATTCCCATGGCGTCAAAAGAATTTAATTGGGGCTTTTTTAGCGAGCCCGAGCCCGGTCTTGACGGTCGCCCAATGGATGCCGCTCGCGGTCGCGGTCTGGGCGGATCATCTGCAATCAATGGCATGGTCTATGTTCGTGGACACCCCGGTGATTTTGATGAGTGGGAGATGCTGGGAGCTGAGGGTTGGAACTACGCCAGCTGTCTTCCCTATTTTCAGCGTGCGGAGACGTGGATGCACGGTGGCGACGATTATCGGGGTGGCGACGGCCCGGTGGGAACCTGCAATGGCAATAACCGCAAAAATCCGCTTTATCAGGCTTTCGTCGATGCCGGCGAGGAGGCTGGGTATGGTCTAACCGATGACTACAATGGTTTCCGCCAAGAAGGGTTTGGCCCCATGCATATGACCGTCAAAGGTGGCATGCGGTCCTCGACCCGACGGGCCTATTTGGAGGCCGCGCGATCTCGCCCCAACCTCACCGTGATCACACGAGCTGAGGTCGAATGTGTCGGACTTGAAGCAGGCGTTGCAAGAACGGTCGCATACTGGCGCCACGGATCTCGTCAGGAGGTCGTAGCGAAACAGGAAATCATTTTAAGCGCAGGTAGTATTGGCTCACCCAGTATTTTGCAGCGCTCAGGTATTGGCCCACGCGATGTACTCGAGAAGGCAGACGTCTCCGTTATCCATGAGTTACCGGGGGTGGGTGCCAACCTGACCGATCACCTAGAGGTCTATTTTCAGTATCGTTGCAAGGCACCCATCACGCTCAACGGCGCGTTAGATCCTTTGTCAAAACTAAAAATCGGCGCACAGTGGCTCCTTACCAAAACGGGCCTCGGTGCCAGCAACCATTTTGAGTCTTGTGGCTTTATTCGAACACGCGCAGGCGTTGCATGGCCGGATATCCAGTATCATTTCTTACCCGGTGCTGTCCGCTATGACGGAAACGCCGCATTTGATGGTCACGGGTTCCAGGTCCATGTGGGTCCAAATAAACCCGAGAGCCGGGGCCATGTTCATATCCGCTCTCGCGATATACGGGAAGCCCCCGAGATTGTGTTCAATTACCTCGCCACCGAGAAGGATCGTGAAGATTGGCGTATTTGCCTTCGGCTCACCCGTGAAATTCTGAATCAACCCGCTCTCGATGGTTTCAGAGGGGCTGAAATCCAGCCGGCAATCGATCTGTCTGATGACGAGGCTGTCGATGCCTGGGTGCGCGACAACGTTGAGACCGCCTACCACCCGTCATGTAGTTGCCGCATGGGGGGGGCTGACGACGCCCTTGCCGTTGTCGACGCAAATTGTCGTGTTCGCGGGGTCACAGGACTTCGGGTCGTTGATTCGTCTGTCTTTCCCAGCATTCCCAACGGAAACCTTAATGCCCCGACGATCATGGTCGCCGAGCGCGCTGCCGCGCTTATTCGAAATGAGACGATGCTGGCGTCTGACGCTA